The Williamwhitmania sp. DNA segment AAATGAAAACTATGACGAAAAAACCACCACCACCAGCACCACCACCGCCAAGAAGAGTGAAGAACACACCACCACCATCTCCACCTAAACCAAAACCAAAGGGATCATGAAAAAGGGGCAACTAAGCCCCTTTTTTATAGTGCAAATAGTGGTTGTGGTGCAAACTCTATATACCTTGCTATTAGCTTATTAACATTAAGTGTTAAATCGTTTATATAAAAAGGAGGTCTAGCACCGCCCATCAAATCATTGTAGTTTTGTGTTTGCAGATATTCAAACAAGCCAACTACATGAGTTAGAGAATTTGCAATTTTTTTATGATCGCTCGATTGTGGTAGATCGTTTCTATGTATTTCATGTATATGGCTATAATCTTGTGCGGTATGTATTAGGTAATCATTCATTACTTTTAAAGCGTTTACTGTATCAGTCATGCTAAACAAGTAATCAATTTTAGTTTCTGTACATGTTCTGAGACAATCTAAC contains these protein-coding regions:
- a CDS encoding sporulation protein YjcZ; translated protein: MPLFHDPFGFGLGGDGGGVFFTLLGGGGAGGGGFFVIVFILKIQLFQ